A stretch of DNA from Labrys wisconsinensis:
TTTGCCGCCTGAGCAGACTGTCAAAGTTCCAGCAGAGTTTCGCGGGCCCGACCCCTGGTCCGATCCACGAAACGCCGCTGAGACCGCGAGGAGATGCCGTGGCCCTGCATGCCGTGCCGCACCGCTTCCCATCGCCTCCCCGCCGCCGCGACCGCATCGTCGTGGTCGGCGGCGCGGCGAACACGCTCGACATCCTCAGGCTGGCCACGGTGCGCAGCGACGAGGTGGTGCTGATCGCCCCCCGCGTCGACAGCGCCATCCGCCGCTATGTCGAGCATTTCGGCGTCGACCTGCGCCAGCGCCCGGTGGCCGAGCGCGACCTCGCCGGCGCCAGCGCGGCGCTGGTCGCCGCCGAGGACGAGGGAGCGGCAGAGCGGGCGGTCTGGGCCGCCCGCCGGCACGGCGTCCCCGTCCATGTCAGCAATCGCCCGGACCTCTCCGACTTCACCCTGATCGACATGCTGGAACGCCAGCCCTCCAGCTTCGCCGAGACGGCGTCGGCAATTGCATAATCGATAGATTATAACTATTTTCCGGTGACAGGAGATCGCCGGAACCCATGCTGACCAACAAGGGCAAGTACGGCCTCAAGGCGCTGGTCCACCTCGCAGGCTTGCCGGAGGGGGAGACCGTGCAGTCGCACGAGATCGCCGAGGCCAACAATATTCCCAAGAAATTCCTCGATGCCATCCTCGGCGAATTGCGTGTCGGCGGCATCGTGCGCAGCAAGAAGGGCAAGGGCGGCGGCTATATGCTGGCCCGCGAGGCCTCCAAGATCAGCATCGGCTCCGCGATCCGCGTGCTCGACGGGCCGCTGGCGCCGATCGCCTGCGCCAGCCGCACCGCCTACCAGCCCTGCGACGACTGCAAGGACGTGGCGGGATGCGCCGTCCGCCTGCTGATGCTGGAGGTGCGCGACGTCTCGGCCCGCATCCTCGACAACACCTCCGTGGAGGAGATGCGGCGCAACTCCCAGCAGGGCTCGCCGATCCTGATGTACCACATCTGACACAAGACGGCGGGTTCGCGACAGGGCGCCGCGACGGTCGCGGGCGAAGATCGGGCGAATCGCCTCCGGAGCTCCACCGTGCCTGCCCCAATCGTCGAGATCGGCCTCGCCCCCCATCCCTGGCGCGACGTCGTCGCCATCGCCGACGGCGCCGCCGTGACGCTGCACCCCGCCGTGCGCGAACGGCTCGGGCTGCATCGCCGCGCCGTCGAGGCGATCGCCGCCCGCGGCGAGCGCGCCTACGGCATCACCACCGGCCTCGGCGCGCTCAGCGACGTCATCCTGTCGCGCGAGGAGATCGTCACCATCTCCACCAACACGGTCCGCAGCCACGCCTGCGCCATGGGCGAGCCCTTCGCGCCGCGGACGGTGCGGGCCATCATGGCCGGCCAGATCCTCAATTTCTGCCACGGCCCCTCCGGCATCTCGCCCGCCGTGGTCGACCAGATCATCCGCCTGCTCGCGGAGGGGATCACCCCGGTCATTCCGAGCCAGGGGTCCGTCGGCTATATCTCCCACACCGCCCATGTCGGCCTCGCGCTGATCGGCGAAGGCTTCGTCCACGACGGCGGCGCGGTGAAGCCGACGGCCGAGGCGCTCGGCGCGCACGGCATCGCGCCGCTGACGCTCGGGGCCAAGGAAGGCCTGTCGCTGGTCAACGGCACGCCCTGCCTCGCCGGCCTCGCCTGCCTGGTGCTCGCCGAGGCCGAGCGCCTCGCCGACTGGGCCGACCTGATCGCAGCGATGAGCTTCGAGGTGCTGGGCGGCCAGATCGCCGCCTTCGACGCGGCGGCGCTGGCCTGGAAGCGCCATCCCGGCGTGCAGCATGTCGGGGCGCGGCTGCGCGCCGCCCTCGCGGGTTCGCAGATCGTCGCGGCCAATCGCGGCCGCCGCACCCAGGACGCGCTCTCCATCCGCTCGATCCCACAGATCCACGGCGCCATCCGCGACGCCATCGCCGCGACCGAGCAGCGCGTCGACGGCGAGCTGGCCTCGGCTACCGACAATCCGCTGGTGCTGCTGGACGGCGGCGAGCCGCGCCTGGTCAGCCAGGCCAATCCGCACGGCGAGACCGTGGCGCTGGCGCTCGATGCCCTGGCGATCGCGCTGGCCGAGCTCGGCGGCGTGTCCGAGCGCCGCCTCGACCGGCTGGTCAACCCGCTGGTCAGCGGCCTGCCCGCCTTCCTGGTCAAGCACAGCGGCGTCAATTCCGGCTTCATGATCGCGCAATATGTCGCCGCGTCGATCGCCTCGGAGAACAAGATCCTGGCGACCCCGGCCAGCGTCGACAATTACGTCACCTCCGCCCTGCAGGAGGACCATCTCAGCCTGGGAACGCCGGCGGCGCTGAAGGCGCTGCGGCTGGCGGGCAACGTGCAGAAGATCCTGGCGGTGGAGTATCTCGCCGCGGGGCAGGCCTACGAGTTCATGGACGGCCGCCGCCCGGGCGCGGGCACGGCGCAGGCGCTGGCGCATCTGCGGGCCCACGTCCCGCCGACCGAGACCGACCGCTTCATGTCGCCGGACCTGGCTGCGGCGGATGGGCTGCTGGCGCGGCCCTGTCCTGTCGGGCTATGAAGGCGGGCGACGCCTCGCGCCCGCTCTCGCCGCGGGCAGAGCAGGGTCCCCGGCGGCGTGCAGCCCCACAACGAAGGACATCACGATGGAAAAGCGTCGTATCGGCCGCTCCGACCTCCTGGTCGCGCCCCTGTGCCTCGGCGGCAACGTGTTCGGCTGGAGCGCGGACGAGGCGGCCTCGTTCCGGGTGCTCGACGCCTTCGTCGAGGCCGGCTTCAACTTCATCGATACGGCCGACGTCTACTCGGCCTGGGTGCCGGGCAATGCAGGCGGCGAATCCGAGGCCGTCATCGGCAAATGGATGAAGGCGCGCGGCAACCGCGACGCCATCGTCCTGACCACCAAGGTCGGCTCGGAGATGGGCCCGGGCAAGAAGGGCCTGTCGCGGCGCTACATCGCCGAGGCGGTGGAGGCGTCGCTGAAGCGGCTGCAGACAGACGTGATCGACCTCTATCTCTCGCATTGGGAGGACCCGGAGACGCCGTACGAGGAGACGCTCGCCGCCTATGCCGACCTGGTCAAGACGGGCAAGGTGCGCTTCATCGGCAATTCCAACCACAGCGTCGAGACCATGCGCCACGCCCTGGCGATCAGCGCCGCGAACGGCTGGCCGCGCTTCGAGAACCTGCAGACCCACTACAATCTCTACGACCGCGCCGGCTACGAGGCGGCGCTCGAAACCTTCTGCCGCGACAACGGGATCGGCGTGACCAGCTATTTCTCGCTGGCCAAGGGCTTCCTCTCCGGCAAATACCGGTCCGAGGCGGATTTCGG
This window harbors:
- a CDS encoding NAD(P)-dependent oxidoreductase, which translates into the protein MALHAVPHRFPSPPRRRDRIVVVGGAANTLDILRLATVRSDEVVLIAPRVDSAIRRYVEHFGVDLRQRPVAERDLAGASAALVAAEDEGAAERAVWAARRHGVPVHVSNRPDLSDFTLIDMLERQPSSFAETASAIA
- a CDS encoding RrF2 family transcriptional regulator, whose protein sequence is MLTNKGKYGLKALVHLAGLPEGETVQSHEIAEANNIPKKFLDAILGELRVGGIVRSKKGKGGGYMLAREASKISIGSAIRVLDGPLAPIACASRTAYQPCDDCKDVAGCAVRLLMLEVRDVSARILDNTSVEEMRRNSQQGSPILMYHI
- a CDS encoding HAL/PAL/TAL family ammonia-lyase; its protein translation is MPAPIVEIGLAPHPWRDVVAIADGAAVTLHPAVRERLGLHRRAVEAIAARGERAYGITTGLGALSDVILSREEIVTISTNTVRSHACAMGEPFAPRTVRAIMAGQILNFCHGPSGISPAVVDQIIRLLAEGITPVIPSQGSVGYISHTAHVGLALIGEGFVHDGGAVKPTAEALGAHGIAPLTLGAKEGLSLVNGTPCLAGLACLVLAEAERLADWADLIAAMSFEVLGGQIAAFDAAALAWKRHPGVQHVGARLRAALAGSQIVAANRGRRTQDALSIRSIPQIHGAIRDAIAATEQRVDGELASATDNPLVLLDGGEPRLVSQANPHGETVALALDALAIALAELGGVSERRLDRLVNPLVSGLPAFLVKHSGVNSGFMIAQYVAASIASENKILATPASVDNYVTSALQEDHLSLGTPAALKALRLAGNVQKILAVEYLAAGQAYEFMDGRRPGAGTAQALAHLRAHVPPTETDRFMSPDLAAADGLLARPCPVGL
- a CDS encoding aldo/keto reductase, encoding MEKRRIGRSDLLVAPLCLGGNVFGWSADEAASFRVLDAFVEAGFNFIDTADVYSAWVPGNAGGESEAVIGKWMKARGNRDAIVLTTKVGSEMGPGKKGLSRRYIAEAVEASLKRLQTDVIDLYLSHWEDPETPYEETLAAYADLVKTGKVRFIGNSNHSVETMRHALAISAANGWPRFENLQTHYNLYDRAGYEAALETFCRDNGIGVTSYFSLAKGFLSGKYRSEADFGKSAARGAGMKDYLNPRGLNILAALDEVSAALGASPAQVAIAWLIARPGLVAPIASATSLEQLGDLLAATRLTLDRAAVETLDAASA